Genomic segment of Drosophila simulans strain w501 chromosome 2R, Prin_Dsim_3.1, whole genome shotgun sequence:
tCGATAGGCACACAACTCCACCCATCGATGGTTATTCCAAATTGTTTGTCTAAGAAAACAGGGTTTCGTGATATTCGCTTTACTCGTGATAGCCCGTAAACAGTTGCGGGTTTTGATTTTCGTCTCAAATTTAGTTGTAATTTGCGCTTGAGCCAACACCTGACGTGGTTCACGGAGGGAGGGGATCTCATGGAGGGCGCCGAGTGGCTATATTATAAACAGGATTACAAAGGGTAAACACTAAAATTAGATTGCACTAAATGAGCTTGGTGGCCACCGAGCCACCCATAAGAACTCCCTGCCCCATTGAACCACGTTAGCCTCTGTTGATTGCCTTCGAATAGGGGGACAGTCGAGGAGATATATATTCTCAAGATATATACTTTCTCCTCCTGCCCCTAAAAAAACACgcgcgcacgcacacacacacaccaagcATATatcgaaataaacaaataaaagttcATTGTTATGGAATGCTTAATAGAACACTAGTGATCAGGATACCTTgatcatttttgaaatgccCTCTGTTAGCTGGTGTACTTATGCATGTATGGGTGAGCAGTGCTTtctggtgtgtgtgcgtgtgtgtgtgtgtgagtgcccGCGTGTGTGTCTCGTTGTATATTAATTATAGTAAGTATGATTCGCTTAGACCATAGACAAGTATGCTTAGGCTACTACGAGTACTCCATACAAGAAAAGTACTTAAGTCTACAATCCAAATCGGTAATTATTAAGCTCTAGAGAATGCCTGGTATGcgttgtgtgtgagtgtggccATGATGATACATGATATGGTTATGTGTGCGCCTTAATGTAGGTATTATATGAACGCCCCACCCACTCGCGGAATGTGCCCGAAGTGCTGGAGTTGAAGCTCTTATTTCAGGGtaaaatgtttcatttgctTTGACGGATCTAGGGTCTAGCTAGATCCCCGAATTATAGTACGAGTAAACACTGCTGGGCTGCCGGGTTAAGGCCCGCTTAGCAGCActggccgccgctgccgctccCGCTGCATCCTGCTGAAAGGCGTTCTCGTACGAGCGCTTCATCGATTGACCCAGCGAGGAGTTGCTGGCGGAAggcgatgctgctgctgccgctccagcaactgctgctcctggcgcCACTCCAACGCCCGATGCCGCCCCCGCAGCGGACATATAGCTGAGCGGAAAGGGCGGCAAGTAGGCGGCCGAAGGCCTCTGCATGAGCACGAATTGCGGCTGACCTTGTTGCAGCATGGCACTGGCAtacagttgctgttgctgctgctgctgttgcaggtACAGCGGATGCTGTTGCAGCATTGCACTGGCATagagttgttgctgctgctgctgttgttgctgctgttcagCGGCCaaggcagcagctgcagcctgCTGTCGCACCAACAAACTTTGCTGGGCTATGAACTGAGCCTGTTGTTGGGCCAGCAGGGCGGGTGTggaagctgctgcagcagccgcagatCCTGGCGGCGGCAGAGAGAAAGGATTGAGGGCGTAGCCCTGAGGTGCCAAGGCCACTGCGGCATTTTGCAACGAGGCAGCGGAATGAGCAGCTGCGGCTGCCGACTGCTGGCCGGCCGACATGAAGGAGGCCAGGCCGGATGCGGAAGCGGCAGCCGAAAGACCCGGCAGCATAGCCGATGAGGCGGACAATCCGtggtgggcggcggcggctgccgcTTGGGCGTGGCCCGTGGCGTGCGCATGCGCATGAGAGTGcgggtgagtgtgtgtatgagtGCCGCCCAGCGGCGACTGAGCGGTACCGGCGGCTACGGTCGTCGGCGACTGACCCGCCGAACTGAACATACCCGTAGTGGCGGCCAGCAGTGATTGCTGCTTGTGAGCGTGGCCAAGGTGAGGCGGCGGTGGTT
This window contains:
- the LOC6734641 gene encoding RNA-binding protein fusilli isoform X5; its protein translation is MALKRHKHHIGTRYIEVYRASGEDFLAIAGGASNEAQAFLSKGAQVIIRMRGLPYDATAKQVLDFFTTGDTPPCHVLDGNEGVLFVKKPDGRATGDAFVLFANETDAPKALGRHRESIGQRYIELFRSTTAEVQQVLNRSMDPKNYESGGGHSQPPLIAQLPTMQLPLLPQVGAHSLSHSLGASPANLCPPVPPPALPLPTQHLITSGTTKNCIRLRGLPYEAMVEHILHFLDDFAKHIIYQGVHMVINAQGQPSGEAFIQMDLEESARLCAQRRHHHYMMFGKKYRYIEVFQCSGDDMNMVLNGGLASPVAQPPPPHLGHAHKQQSLLAATTGMFSSAGQSPTTVAAGTAQSPLGGTHTHTHPHSHAHAHATGHAQAAAAAAHHGLSASSAMLPGLSAAASASGLASFMSAGQQSAAAAAHSAASLQNAAVALAPQGYALNPFSLPPPGSAAAAAASTPALLAQQQAQFIAQQSLLVRQQAAAAALAAEQQQQQQQQQQLYASAMLQQHPLYLQQQQQQQQLYASAMLQQGQPQFVLMQRPSAAYLPPFPLSYMSAAGAASGVGVAPGAAVAGAAAAASPSASNSSLGQSMKRSYENAFQQDAAGAAAAASAAKRALTRQPSSVYSYYNSGI